One Gordonia mangrovi genomic region harbors:
- a CDS encoding Rv0361 family membrane protein, with product MAKRADDQGRSESGGRSDDQMTPAPSWKAAWPFLVALGLVVVAAVGISISYLIRPADDRMSTEAHIQHAVNDVYTARNELDYTRYREATCAAELASDSFPDEDTFVEQNRVSFEENGQIVIPEISEIDVNGDRATAQVHWHFDETPDSEQVTDVVVVREDGDWKVCTS from the coding sequence ATGGCCAAGCGTGCGGATGATCAGGGTCGTTCGGAGTCCGGTGGGCGTTCCGACGACCAGATGACGCCCGCACCGTCCTGGAAGGCCGCGTGGCCGTTTCTGGTCGCGTTGGGCCTCGTCGTGGTCGCCGCAGTCGGCATCAGCATCTCCTATCTGATCCGCCCGGCCGACGATCGGATGAGTACCGAGGCGCATATCCAGCACGCCGTCAACGATGTGTACACGGCGCGCAACGAGCTGGACTACACGCGTTACCGCGAGGCCACCTGTGCTGCGGAACTGGCGTCGGACAGCTTTCCGGACGAGGACACTTTCGTCGAGCAGAACCGGGTGTCGTTCGAGGAGAACGGGCAGATCGTCATCCCGGAGATCAGCGAGATCGACGTGAACGGTGACCGGGCGACCGCGCAGGTACATTGGCATTTCGACGAGACGCCCGACTCAGAGCAGGTCACGGATGTGGTCGTGGTGCGAGAAGACGGGGACTGGAAGGTGTGTACGTCGTGA
- a CDS encoding ABC transporter substrate-binding protein, translating to MRVPRRRPTRPGRIAITSLAVVAALSVGACSAPDEDTAASSSMPAADPGALPVTIDHEYGATTVSAQPSRVAAMGVGDADTLLALGITPTTIAPFADPTQRSAPWNADLLGDAEPVILPQAAAQFGSQIPLALQTEPDLVTAVGAAPTREQYDILSKAAPTVVRPADHPDWQVPWDVQTTQIGRAVGLPEQAQAKIDETESFLADIREQHPEFAGKTGVVVTAAPDGGLSIYSADDGRGQALADYGLSFPESLQPAITNGFYGSISAENMSMLNDVDVVVAVDWDGANDRLRNDPAWSRLPVVTEGRVVYLDQQVGSAMSVPTVLTIPWVAAQAVEPISAAAQR from the coding sequence ATGCGTGTCCCCCGAAGACGACCCACCCGCCCGGGACGGATCGCGATCACGTCACTCGCGGTGGTCGCCGCCCTGTCCGTCGGAGCGTGTAGCGCACCCGACGAGGACACCGCGGCATCGTCGTCGATGCCGGCTGCCGATCCCGGCGCCCTGCCGGTCACCATCGACCACGAGTACGGCGCGACCACGGTGTCCGCGCAACCGTCCCGTGTCGCCGCGATGGGGGTGGGCGACGCCGACACCTTGTTGGCGCTGGGTATCACACCGACGACGATCGCCCCGTTCGCCGATCCGACGCAGCGCAGCGCGCCCTGGAACGCCGACCTGCTCGGTGATGCCGAGCCGGTGATCCTGCCGCAGGCGGCGGCCCAATTCGGCAGCCAGATCCCGTTGGCCCTGCAGACCGAGCCAGACCTGGTCACCGCCGTCGGCGCCGCGCCGACCCGCGAGCAGTACGACATCCTGTCGAAGGCCGCGCCGACCGTCGTGCGTCCCGCCGACCACCCGGACTGGCAGGTCCCCTGGGATGTGCAGACCACGCAGATCGGTCGCGCCGTGGGGCTACCCGAGCAGGCGCAGGCCAAGATCGATGAGACGGAGTCCTTCCTCGCCGACATCCGCGAGCAGCATCCGGAGTTCGCCGGCAAGACCGGCGTGGTGGTCACCGCGGCGCCCGACGGCGGGCTGTCGATCTACAGCGCCGATGACGGCCGCGGGCAGGCCCTCGCCGACTACGGACTCAGCTTTCCCGAGTCGCTGCAACCGGCCATCACCAACGGCTTCTACGGTTCGATCTCCGCCGAGAACATGTCCATGCTCAACGACGTGGACGTGGTGGTCGCGGTCGACTGGGACGGCGCCAACGATCGTCTGCGCAACGATCCGGCCTGGTCACGGCTGCCGGTGGTGACCGAGGGCCGCGTCGTCTACCTCGATCAGCAGGTGGGCAGCGCGATGTCGGTGCCGACCGTGCTCACCATCCCGTGGGTGGCCGCCCAGGCCGTCGAGCCCATTTCGGCAGCCGCACAGCGCTGA
- a CDS encoding FAD-dependent oxidoreductase, whose amino-acid sequence MSDTSRPLRVAIVGAGPAGIYAADALMKSDTAKDRGVSIDLFERMPAPFGLIRYGVAPDHPRIKGIITALHKVLDKPQVRLIGNVDYGTDITLDELRDLYDAVIFSTGATDDRALGIPGIDLEGSYGAAQFVAWYDGHPDFPRTWPLDQEKVAVIGVGNVALDVARVLAKTGDELLPTEIPANVYEGLKANKAVEVHVFGRRGPAQAKFTPLELKELDHSPNIEVIVAPEDIDYDEGSAVARRGSKITDQVATIIENYAIRDPKQGAIHKLYLHFFENPVEILGEDGKVVGLRTERTQLDGTGNVKPTGKHTDWEIGAVYRAVGYLSDNLPQIPFDHQAGVIPNEAGRVFDEGSQLTGIYTTGWVKRGPVGLIGHTKGDANETVDCILEDMTNGALLSPSRPAEDALIEILEAKSIPFTTWDGWYRLDEHERALGAAEGRERVKVVEREDMLAASEPDKVVRPSS is encoded by the coding sequence ATGAGTGACACCAGCCGCCCGTTGCGGGTTGCCATCGTCGGTGCAGGTCCCGCCGGGATCTACGCCGCCGACGCGTTGATGAAGTCCGACACCGCCAAGGACCGAGGCGTCAGCATCGACCTGTTCGAGCGCATGCCCGCACCGTTCGGTCTGATCCGGTACGGCGTGGCACCTGATCATCCGCGTATCAAGGGCATCATCACGGCGCTGCACAAGGTGCTCGACAAGCCGCAGGTACGACTCATCGGCAACGTCGACTACGGCACCGACATCACCCTGGACGAACTCCGCGACCTCTACGACGCGGTGATCTTCTCCACCGGCGCCACCGACGACCGCGCGCTCGGCATCCCCGGCATCGACCTCGAGGGCAGCTACGGCGCCGCCCAGTTCGTCGCCTGGTACGACGGACACCCCGACTTCCCGCGCACCTGGCCGCTGGATCAGGAGAAGGTCGCCGTCATCGGTGTCGGCAACGTGGCGCTCGACGTCGCACGCGTGCTGGCCAAGACCGGTGACGAACTACTGCCCACCGAGATCCCCGCCAACGTCTACGAAGGCCTCAAGGCCAACAAGGCCGTCGAGGTGCACGTATTCGGCCGCCGCGGACCGGCGCAGGCCAAGTTCACCCCGTTGGAACTCAAAGAGCTCGATCACTCACCGAACATCGAGGTCATCGTCGCACCCGAGGACATCGACTACGACGAGGGTTCGGCAGTCGCGCGCCGCGGGTCGAAGATCACCGACCAGGTCGCGACGATCATCGAGAACTACGCCATCCGCGACCCCAAGCAGGGCGCGATCCACAAGCTCTACCTGCACTTCTTCGAAAACCCCGTGGAGATCCTCGGCGAGGACGGCAAGGTCGTCGGTTTGCGCACCGAGCGCACCCAGCTCGACGGCACCGGCAACGTCAAGCCGACCGGCAAGCACACCGACTGGGAGATCGGCGCGGTCTACCGTGCCGTCGGCTACCTGTCGGACAACCTGCCGCAGATCCCGTTCGACCACCAGGCCGGCGTGATCCCGAACGAGGCCGGCCGCGTGTTCGACGAGGGCAGCCAGCTCACCGGCATCTACACCACCGGCTGGGTCAAGCGCGGACCCGTCGGCCTGATCGGCCACACCAAGGGTGACGCCAACGAGACCGTCGACTGCATCCTCGAGGACATGACCAACGGTGCCCTGCTCTCGCCGAGCCGCCCGGCCGAGGACGCTCTCATCGAGATCCTCGAGGCCAAGAGCATCCCGTTCACCACCTGGGACGGCTGGTACCGCCTCGACGAGCACGAGCGCGCCCTGGGCGCCGCCGAGGGCCGCGAACGCGTCAAGGTCGTCGAGCGCGAGGACATGCTGGCCGCCAGCGAGCCCGACAAGGTCGTGCGCCCCTCCAGCTGA
- a CDS encoding FecCD family ABC transporter permease — MTGIVLLTAVLVVALLASVAIGTRQLGLGEVIDALQAGGWPHLALTHFHGVPWVVLESPTAPPGADDVYGIVWDLRFPRTVLGLVVGLAIGAAGALAQGHTRNPLADPGMLGVNAGAACAVVVGVYVLGIQSPIAYMAFGLLGALIAASAVFGLSALSGASPLTLVLAGTGLSALLLAITSGIVLTDSVTLDAWRFWNVGATTGRGLDVFSASLPFIVVGLILALGSGYFLNVLSLGEDMTKALGSRVVLIRSVGILTITLLIGAATAACGPIVFLGLVVPHISRAIVGPDYRWIVPYSALLGAILILVCDILGRVIARPGEIQVGVVLALVGAPFLIALVRRRKLVSV; from the coding sequence ATGACCGGGATTGTGCTGCTCACCGCGGTACTTGTGGTGGCACTCCTGGCCTCCGTCGCCATCGGTACCCGTCAGCTCGGACTCGGCGAGGTCATCGACGCATTGCAGGCCGGCGGATGGCCGCATCTGGCCCTCACCCACTTCCACGGGGTGCCGTGGGTCGTGCTGGAGTCGCCCACGGCCCCACCCGGCGCCGACGACGTCTACGGCATCGTCTGGGACCTCCGGTTCCCGCGGACGGTGCTCGGCCTGGTCGTGGGCCTGGCGATCGGTGCCGCGGGCGCGCTCGCCCAAGGACACACCCGCAACCCGCTCGCCGACCCCGGCATGCTCGGGGTGAACGCCGGAGCAGCGTGCGCGGTGGTGGTCGGCGTCTACGTACTCGGTATCCAGAGCCCGATCGCCTACATGGCGTTCGGCCTGCTCGGCGCCCTCATCGCGGCCAGTGCGGTCTTCGGCCTGTCCGCGCTGTCCGGGGCGAGTCCGCTGACGCTGGTGCTGGCCGGTACCGGACTGTCCGCGCTGCTGCTCGCGATCACCTCGGGCATCGTGCTCACCGACAGCGTCACCCTCGACGCCTGGCGGTTCTGGAACGTCGGTGCCACCACCGGACGTGGACTCGACGTGTTCTCCGCGAGCCTGCCGTTCATCGTCGTCGGGCTGATCCTGGCGCTGGGCAGCGGCTACTTCCTCAATGTGCTGAGCCTCGGCGAGGACATGACCAAAGCACTCGGCTCCCGCGTGGTGCTGATCCGATCGGTCGGGATCCTCACCATCACCCTGCTCATCGGGGCCGCGACGGCCGCATGCGGTCCGATCGTCTTCCTGGGCCTGGTGGTGCCGCACATCTCCCGCGCCATCGTCGGACCCGACTATCGGTGGATCGTGCCCTACTCGGCGTTGTTGGGTGCGATCCTCATCCTGGTGTGCGACATCCTCGGCCGCGTCATCGCCCGACCCGGCGAGATCCAGGTCGGCGTGGTGCTCGCGCTGGTCGGTGCACCGTTCCTGATCGCCCTGGTCCGCCGACGGAAGCTGGTGAGCGTATGA
- a CDS encoding FecCD family ABC transporter permease — MTVDLRPQPAVPEPDGTAQRPTTRRIIRVGPSSWVIRPRMLTVGIAGAAITLLLFLLSVGVSDYPMGPLDVARVLLGGGTRIENVVVFDVSLPRALVSLLVGFGFGMAGALTQRIARNPLATPDILGITAGASAAAVAAIAFSTSWGAWLAGLGIPTAALLGGFVTAIAMYVLAWPGRRANAGIDPFRLVIIGVGVTWMLQALTSYMLTRAQIADAARAQTWLVGSVSQATWTDVWPSLIAVTVGMTMVIGLSRPIGVLGLGPDIARGLGVNTGRVTAVVLVAAVFITALCVSAAGPIAFVALLAPQIALRLTGSPQPTPLASGLIGAMLVLGGDLLCRTVLPGNLPVGIVTAAIGGPFLIYLMITMSRKATV, encoded by the coding sequence ATGACCGTCGACCTCCGGCCCCAGCCGGCCGTGCCGGAACCCGACGGGACGGCGCAACGCCCGACCACCCGACGCATCATCCGGGTGGGACCGTCGTCCTGGGTGATCCGGCCGAGGATGCTGACGGTGGGTATCGCGGGCGCCGCGATCACCCTGCTGCTGTTCCTGCTCAGCGTCGGGGTCAGCGACTACCCGATGGGCCCGCTCGACGTCGCCCGCGTCCTGCTCGGTGGCGGTACCCGCATCGAGAACGTGGTGGTCTTCGACGTCTCGCTGCCCCGGGCGCTGGTCTCGCTGCTGGTGGGTTTCGGTTTCGGTATGGCCGGTGCGCTGACCCAGCGGATCGCCCGCAACCCCCTGGCGACCCCCGACATCCTCGGCATCACCGCCGGGGCGAGCGCCGCCGCGGTCGCCGCCATCGCCTTCTCCACGAGTTGGGGCGCCTGGCTCGCCGGCCTCGGCATCCCGACGGCAGCGCTGCTCGGCGGGTTCGTGACCGCCATCGCCATGTACGTCCTGGCCTGGCCCGGCCGCCGGGCCAATGCGGGCATCGACCCGTTCCGGCTGGTCATCATCGGCGTCGGCGTCACCTGGATGCTGCAGGCACTGACCAGTTACATGTTGACCCGGGCGCAGATCGCCGACGCCGCGCGAGCCCAGACCTGGCTGGTGGGATCGGTGTCGCAGGCGACATGGACCGACGTGTGGCCGTCGCTGATCGCGGTCACCGTCGGCATGACGATGGTGATCGGCTTGTCGCGACCGATCGGCGTGCTGGGTCTGGGCCCCGACATCGCCCGCGGACTCGGCGTGAACACGGGTCGGGTCACGGCGGTCGTGCTGGTGGCCGCGGTGTTCATCACCGCGCTGTGTGTCTCGGCGGCCGGACCGATTGCGTTCGTCGCGCTGCTGGCCCCGCAGATCGCGCTGCGGCTGACCGGATCGCCCCAGCCCACACCGCTCGCGTCGGGGTTGATCGGCGCGATGCTGGTCCTCGGCGGCGATCTGCTGTGCCGCACGGTGCTGCCCGGCAACCTGCCGGTCGGCATCGTCACCGCCGCGATCGGCGGCCCGTTCCTCATCTACCTCATGATCACCATGTCCCGAAAGGCCACGGTATGA
- a CDS encoding ABC transporter ATP-binding protein: protein MNTAPGTGLIPDVSSVSACRLRAQGLHVGYDDRTVIADLDIAIPDAQITTIIGPNGCGKSTLLRALSRLLPPRAGTVYLDGDDINRMRPKTVARTLGLLPQNPVAPEGLTVADLVIRGRHPHQRWYQQATAADEAAVAWALEQTETADLADRPIDALSGGQRQRVWIALTLAQETDLLLLDEPTTYLDLAHSVEILDLVHTLRTEHGKTVVMVLHDLNLAARYSDSLFVMRAGQLVAHGRPDEVITAELLDHAFGLQAHVMADPVAGGPMIIPLGSRLPRIQRA, encoded by the coding sequence ATGAACACTGCTCCCGGCACCGGCCTCATCCCGGACGTGTCGTCGGTCTCGGCCTGCCGGCTGCGGGCGCAGGGCCTGCACGTCGGCTACGACGACCGGACGGTGATCGCCGACCTGGACATCGCCATCCCCGACGCCCAGATCACCACCATCATCGGTCCCAACGGCTGTGGGAAGTCGACGTTGCTGCGGGCGCTGTCGCGGCTGCTGCCACCGCGGGCCGGCACGGTCTACCTCGACGGCGACGACATCAACCGGATGCGCCCCAAGACGGTGGCCCGCACGCTGGGCCTGTTGCCGCAGAACCCGGTGGCGCCGGAGGGTCTCACCGTCGCCGACCTGGTGATCCGCGGTCGTCATCCCCACCAACGCTGGTATCAGCAGGCCACCGCCGCCGACGAGGCCGCGGTGGCGTGGGCCCTGGAACAGACCGAGACCGCCGATCTCGCCGACCGCCCGATCGACGCGCTGTCGGGCGGTCAGCGCCAGCGGGTGTGGATCGCATTGACCCTCGCCCAGGAAACGGATCTGCTCCTGCTCGACGAACCGACCACCTACCTCGATCTCGCCCACTCGGTGGAGATCCTCGACCTCGTGCACACGTTGCGCACCGAACACGGCAAGACCGTGGTGATGGTCTTGCACGACCTCAATCTTGCTGCCCGCTACAGTGATTCGCTGTTCGTGATGCGGGCGGGTCAGCTCGTCGCGCACGGTCGGCCCGACGAGGTGATCACCGCGGAACTCCTCGACCACGCATTCGGCCTGCAGGCGCACGTGATGGCGGATCCGGTCGCCGGTGGTCCGATGATCATCCCGCTCGGTTCGCGGCTGCCACGCATCCAACGCGCCTGA
- a CDS encoding alpha/beta hydrolase, whose product MVMADRPEVETASTPVTALTVVGLAECLLNGLARVPFRRPWQGPSGILDNLGQSVTRQTVRSFMGFSMGLPIEEFRSMEKILDDICKVVIPPFVEVVNRVEITEDTVGGVSGVWCRAKASTDAYVEDAENKESIGATVLYLHGGGYIGTSPIMYAAFAASLVGITGYEVFIADYRMAPEFPFPAPLLDAADVYRELLDRGVDPSHLAIAGDSGGGGLATSLISHLHAEGLPKPAAMALFSPEVDLDLDHPSISDNAQSDILPWNVPVAPYLHGIQPNDSRVSPVHAEPDPTWWPPTFVCWGADEMFRDGIREFVESLEKAEVSVRGMEEPGMFHVFPILMPWAEASKRVFRSLKELAGTYVTPDPNAEQTH is encoded by the coding sequence ATGGTGATGGCCGACCGCCCAGAGGTCGAGACCGCCTCCACCCCGGTCACCGCGCTCACGGTGGTGGGCCTGGCCGAGTGCCTGCTGAACGGGCTGGCGCGCGTGCCTTTTCGCCGGCCGTGGCAGGGACCGTCAGGCATCTTGGACAACCTCGGACAATCCGTCACCCGCCAGACCGTCAGGTCGTTCATGGGGTTCTCGATGGGCCTGCCGATCGAGGAGTTCCGGTCGATGGAGAAGATCCTCGACGACATCTGCAAGGTGGTGATACCACCGTTCGTCGAGGTCGTGAACCGTGTGGAGATCACCGAGGACACAGTAGGCGGGGTATCGGGCGTCTGGTGTCGGGCAAAGGCGAGCACCGACGCCTACGTCGAGGACGCGGAGAACAAGGAGTCGATCGGCGCCACCGTCCTGTACCTGCACGGAGGCGGGTACATCGGGACGTCGCCCATCATGTATGCGGCGTTCGCCGCCTCCCTCGTCGGGATCACCGGATATGAGGTCTTCATCGCCGACTACCGGATGGCGCCCGAATTCCCCTTCCCGGCACCGCTGCTCGACGCGGCCGACGTCTACCGCGAGTTGTTGGACCGCGGTGTCGACCCGAGCCACCTGGCCATCGCCGGCGACTCCGGTGGCGGCGGACTCGCCACGTCGCTGATCTCGCATCTGCATGCCGAAGGTCTGCCGAAACCCGCTGCGATGGCGCTGTTCTCACCGGAGGTGGATCTGGATCTGGATCACCCGTCGATCTCCGACAACGCACAGTCCGACATTCTCCCGTGGAACGTCCCGGTTGCCCCGTACCTGCATGGCATCCAGCCCAACGACTCCCGGGTCTCGCCCGTGCACGCCGAGCCGGACCCCACCTGGTGGCCACCGACGTTCGTCTGCTGGGGTGCCGACGAGATGTTCCGGGACGGCATCCGCGAATTCGTGGAGAGCCTCGAGAAAGCCGAGGTGTCCGTACGCGGCATGGAAGAACCCGGCATGTTCCACGTGTTCCCCATCCTCATGCCGTGGGCCGAGGCGTCCAAACGAGTATTCCGGTCTCTCAAGGAACTCGCCGGCACATACGTCACACCGGATCCGAACGCCGAGCAAACGCACTGA
- a CDS encoding DUF456 domain-containing protein, whose protein sequence is MSLGGELLIGAVILVGLLGIVFPVLPGTILVAAAIGVWAFAVGGWAWGIFAAAATVIVLGEVIKYFVAGRSLKAAGIPNTTIAVGGVLGIIGFFVIPVIGLFIGFVVGAMIAELIRTRSARAAWRGTVSSSKAAVITIGIELFAALLGTAIWLVGAGVW, encoded by the coding sequence ATGTCGCTGGGTGGAGAACTGCTCATCGGGGCGGTCATCCTGGTCGGATTGCTGGGCATCGTGTTCCCGGTGCTGCCCGGAACGATCCTGGTGGCCGCGGCCATCGGCGTCTGGGCATTCGCGGTCGGCGGCTGGGCATGGGGCATCTTCGCCGCCGCCGCCACGGTCATCGTGCTCGGTGAAGTGATCAAGTATTTCGTCGCCGGCCGATCGTTGAAGGCGGCCGGCATCCCCAATACGACCATCGCCGTCGGAGGTGTCCTCGGGATCATCGGATTCTTCGTCATCCCGGTGATCGGCCTGTTCATCGGGTTCGTCGTCGGCGCCATGATCGCCGAACTGATCCGCACCCGAAGCGCCCGCGCGGCCTGGCGGGGCACGGTGTCGTCGTCGAAGGCCGCGGTCATCACCATCGGCATCGAATTGTTCGCCGCGCTGCTGGGGACCGCGATCTGGCTGGTCGGGGCGGGGGTCTGGTGA
- the purT gene encoding formate-dependent phosphoribosylglycinamide formyltransferase — protein MTSESDNASQASAPAGGEAASAPDAQAPTPAEHAVPAEQAPAAQAPADQQQEDRGPGQAVPAPAVGPPAVIGTPLSPSATKVMVLGAGELGKEVIIAFQRLGVEVIAVDRYADAPGQQVAHHAEVIDMTDPAALLALIERYRPHYVVPEIEAIATEALIEVEKRALAEVIPTAHAVVATMNREGIRRLADEELGLPTSPYLFASSAEDLEAAVAEIGFPCVVKPVMSSSGKGQTVVRAPADIGTAWENATTGARVQGERVIVEGFIEFDYEITLLTVRAIDPVTGRLASHFCAPIGHQQVGGDYVESWQPHEMSADALAAATSIAARIATAMGDGKLGGRGIFGVELFVQGDDVYFSEVSPRPHDTGLVTLATQRLSEFEMHARAILGLPVDVTLASPGASAVIYGQLDEPAIGFSNVARALAVPETDIRLFGKPQSFHRRRMGVITATADDVATARQRAVQAASLVTPVAARPFERAVPEPLGNPPVPPPPRRPGPPPQGAPTPPAPGGPQRPHQPGGGYPGGPPRPGGPPMPGQPPRPGPGGRPPQGAPPGPPPGGPRPGPPPMRGPQPPRGGAPGRPAGPPPGRPSPPPPGPTPPPVSHPVGPSANRPADEPSRASVD, from the coding sequence ATGACGTCAGAGAGCGACAACGCTTCGCAGGCGTCGGCGCCGGCGGGCGGAGAGGCCGCGTCGGCACCGGACGCGCAGGCTCCCACCCCGGCAGAACACGCTGTCCCGGCCGAACAGGCACCGGCAGCACAGGCACCGGCCGACCAGCAGCAGGAGGACCGTGGTCCGGGGCAGGCTGTCCCGGCACCGGCCGTCGGACCGCCCGCGGTGATCGGCACCCCGCTGAGCCCGTCGGCCACCAAGGTGATGGTGCTCGGCGCCGGTGAACTGGGCAAAGAGGTCATCATCGCGTTCCAGCGTCTCGGCGTCGAGGTGATCGCCGTCGACCGCTACGCCGATGCCCCGGGGCAGCAGGTAGCCCATCACGCCGAGGTCATCGACATGACCGACCCGGCCGCGTTGCTGGCGCTGATCGAGCGCTACCGGCCGCACTACGTGGTCCCCGAGATCGAGGCCATCGCCACCGAGGCCCTCATCGAAGTCGAGAAGCGCGCGCTCGCCGAGGTCATCCCGACCGCACACGCCGTGGTCGCCACGATGAACCGCGAAGGCATCCGGCGCCTCGCCGACGAGGAACTCGGACTGCCCACCTCGCCGTATCTGTTCGCGTCGTCTGCGGAGGATCTGGAGGCGGCGGTCGCCGAGATCGGATTCCCCTGTGTGGTGAAGCCGGTGATGTCGTCGTCGGGCAAGGGCCAGACCGTGGTGCGCGCCCCCGCCGACATCGGTACAGCCTGGGAGAACGCGACCACGGGTGCGCGGGTGCAGGGCGAGCGGGTCATCGTCGAAGGCTTCATCGAATTCGACTACGAGATCACGCTGCTTACGGTGCGTGCGATCGATCCCGTCACCGGGCGGCTCGCCTCACACTTCTGCGCACCGATCGGCCATCAGCAGGTCGGCGGCGACTACGTGGAGAGCTGGCAGCCGCACGAGATGTCCGCCGACGCGTTGGCCGCCGCCACCTCCATCGCCGCACGTATCGCCACCGCGATGGGCGACGGCAAGCTCGGTGGCCGGGGCATCTTCGGCGTCGAACTGTTCGTCCAGGGCGACGACGTGTACTTCTCTGAGGTCAGCCCGCGCCCGCACGACACCGGACTGGTGACGCTGGCGACCCAACGCCTGTCCGAGTTCGAGATGCACGCGCGCGCCATCCTGGGTTTGCCCGTCGACGTCACCCTCGCCTCACCAGGCGCGTCGGCGGTCATCTACGGGCAGCTCGACGAACCGGCCATCGGATTCAGCAACGTCGCACGTGCACTGGCCGTTCCCGAGACCGACATCCGTCTGTTCGGCAAACCGCAGAGCTTCCACCGCCGACGGATGGGCGTCATCACCGCCACCGCCGACGACGTGGCCACCGCCCGTCAACGCGCTGTGCAGGCGGCCTCGCTGGTGACGCCGGTGGCCGCGCGACCCTTCGAACGCGCGGTCCCGGAGCCGCTGGGCAACCCGCCGGTGCCGCCACCGCCACGTCGACCCGGGCCGCCGCCGCAGGGCGCACCGACTCCGCCGGCGCCGGGCGGACCGCAGCGTCCCCACCAGCCCGGCGGCGGATATCCGGGTGGTCCACCACGTCCGGGCGGGCCGCCGATGCCCGGACAACCGCCGCGGCCGGGCCCCGGCGGGCGACCACCCCAAGGCGCACCGCCGGGACCTCCGCCGGGTGGCCCGCGCCCGGGCCCGCCCCCCATGCGTGGACCGCAGCCACCGCGCGGTGGCGCACCCGGACGTCCGGCCGGCCCGCCACCGGGCCGGCCCAGTCCCCCGCCGCCGGGTCCCACCCCGCCGCCGGTGTCGCATCCGGTCGGGCCCTCGGCGAACCGTCCGGCCGACGAACCGTCGCGCGCCTCGGTCGACTGA
- a CDS encoding UBP-type zinc finger domain-containing protein codes for MRIFGRPAGEHSRGREPGGPARDLDPRCAELATIGADVNADPEPRAGDRSACEECTLLGEHHWSHLRICLTCGHVGCCDSSPRRHAAAHFEETGHPVMRSVEPGEVWRWCYVHQLAD; via the coding sequence ATGCGAATCTTCGGGCGGCCCGCCGGTGAACATTCCAGGGGGAGAGAGCCCGGCGGCCCAGCGCGCGACCTCGACCCCCGCTGCGCTGAACTGGCGACCATCGGCGCTGACGTCAACGCCGACCCCGAACCGCGGGCCGGTGACCGCTCGGCGTGCGAGGAATGCACGCTACTCGGCGAGCACCATTGGTCGCACCTACGGATCTGCCTCACCTGTGGCCACGTGGGCTGCTGCGACTCCAGTCCGCGACGCCATGCGGCCGCCCACTTCGAGGAGACCGGCCATCCGGTGATGCGCTCGGTGGAGCCCGGCGAGGTCTGGCGATGGTGCTATGTCCATCAGTTGGCGGACTGA